Proteins from a genomic interval of Spea bombifrons isolate aSpeBom1 chromosome 4, aSpeBom1.2.pri, whole genome shotgun sequence:
- the MISP3 gene encoding uncharacterized protein MISP3 has translation MASEQLSMTTPLVVIDEDYIPSSRERESVADQSQGEQGLSVGNADIKHKGAPESLPSTVTVQEERSRESGEVGEERGREEHMIGQDGPSIKEQRIGDEGSSTTNQTKGQHDGGNECEETDKGKETGQEEASIKELDTVLLEASATYQEGASVNDQTGMGVKDQDGTSEKKERLEQEGAHIPEHEGVKEHGRENEIASENKSDSEQERTNGDEQERGGDGKSSAGQEEGSEETKQPGVTGLEETTSGEELRNGGLVGGLEGVVRGDTGEHTEKDGSEAATEGKVMGDQSGKVQLGAPQEDTGEQTTGPETISSTQNKGDGSEAQGTGAAEHVTCVEGTGTHIEKDVGITEVEEGGNAGDQVQEVTVTGEVTVSGVQGTLEEKSTKALADGLSESEQVENQGTGQVSRDAETIAGGETDTQKHLGEQDTDVQVTGTDLQTTGGEAGVGDKEEFLLTSSVKEFTGAQETQEGKEAGGDRAGELTTSGQVSSSGEKEEREVTPDPTSDPSREGTVDPDRPAACWEREGQLLMCTGREVKPDTAWQAETQVTGQELDHQTPAMKNRDFVEDGERSSPETPIEKEIRLSMEREQMLRQERGISLPVGQQELVEVRMKAVAGEQGPPADKERQLAGAQMQRDILLESRRELDLVQLGKVKGNYDRGPQQELQEMKLIFESLGSVSSEPVSKKWQSGPPQPVAVEAPILVASAASNHVTPSAPGIEVKKGPSYAEANGSNVILIEHGALLRRSVSASSSAPSTANLSRSTQVDSPQSVPGSPFQLLRSPSPRSILEREIEEVQERERELQRQRSSVYGRDESSVDAAKKEPESRVDVQSGTYQPERPNWRKLEVNWPPSPDVTVNGQQSEQTVESPRTRRQRSALIQSWESGTPNPLDNE, from the exons ATGGCATCAGAACAGTTGTCTATGACCACCCCTCTTGTGGTCATTGATGAGGactacattcccagcagtcggGAGAGAGAATCTGTCGCCGACCAATCCCAGGGAGAACAGGGGCTGTCTGTCGGGAATGCAGATATTAAACACAAGGGGGCACCAGAGTCCCTTCCAAGTACCGTGACGGTACAGGAGGAGAGAAGCAGGGAATCTGGAGAAGTAGGAGAAGAGAGAGGTAGGGAAGAACATATGATAGGTCAGGATGGGCCAAGTATCAAAGAGCAAAGAATAGGAGACGAGGGGTCAAGTACCACAAACCAGACAAAAGGACAGCATGACGGTGGCAATGAATGTGAAGAGACAGACAAGGGAAAGGAAACAGGGCAGGAAGAAGCTAGTATCAAAGAACTAGACACAGTCTTGTTGGAGGCAAGTGCTACGTATCAAGAAGGTGCAAGCGTGAATGATCAGACGGGGATGGGTGTCAAAGACCAAGATGGGACCAGTGAAAAGAAAGAGAGACTAGAACAGGAAGGAGCACATATCCCGGAACATGAGGGAGTCAAGGAACATGGGAGAGAAAATGAGATAGCATCTGAAAACAAATCTGATTCAGAACAGGAGAGAACAAATGGAGATGAGCAGGAAAGAGGAGGAGATGGAAAAAGCAGTGCAGGACAAGAGGAAGGGTCCGAGGAAACAAAGCAACCGGGTGTCACAGGGCTAGAAGAGACGACTAGTGGAGAAGAACTAAGAAATGGAGGGTTAGTGGGAGGTCTGGAGGGTGTTGTGAGAGGAGACACAGGTGAGCATACGGAGAAAGACGGGTCAGAGGCAGCTACAGAGGGCAAAGTGATGGGTGACCAAAGTGGAAAGGTCCAACTAGGTGCTCCACAGGAGGATACAGGTGAACAAACTACAGGACCAGAAACAATTTCGAGCACACAGAACAAAGGAGACGGAAGTGAGGCGCAGGGGACAGGTGCAGCTGAACATGTAACATGCGTTGAAGGGACAGGTACAcatatagaaaaagatgtaggcATTACTGAGGTGGAAGAGGGTGGCAATGCGGGTGACCAAGTGCAAGAAGTGACAGTTACAGGAGAAGTGACAGTTTCAGGTGTTCAGGGGACCTTGGAGGAAAAGTCCACCAAAGCTCTAGCAGATGGGTTAAGTGAAAGTGAACAGGTTGAAAACCAGGGAACGGGACAGGTGAGCAGGGATGCAGAGACTATAGCGGGaggagagacagacacacaaaaACACTTAGGAGAACAGGACACAGATGTCCAAGTGACAGGTACAGACctacagacaacaggtggagaAGCAGGTGTAGGTGACAAGGAGGAATTTCTATTGACAAGCTCAGTGAAAGAATTTACAGGTGCACAAGAAACACAAGAAGGCAAAGAAGCAGGGGGAGACAGAGCAGGTGAGCTGACAACAAGTGGACAGGTAAGTTCTTCAGGTGAGAAGGAAGAAAGGGAGGTGACACCTGATCCCACTAGTGACCCGAGCAGGGAGGGGACAGTAGATCCAGACCGCCCAGCAGCATGCTGGGAGAGGGAGGGGCAGCTCCTTATGTGTACTGGGAGAGAGGTGAAGCCAGACACAGCTTGGCAGGCAGAAACTCAAGTTACCGGCCAAGAACTAGATCACCAGACACCGGCAATGAAGAATAGGGACTTTGTGGAAGATGGGGAGAGATCCTCACCCGAGACCCCCATAGAGAAAGAGATCAGGCTGTCTATGGAAAGGGAACAGATGCTGAGGCAGGAGAGGGGCATCAGCCTCCCCGTGGGGCAGCAGGAGTTAGTGGAGGTGCGGATGAAGGCTGTCGCTGGGGAGCAAGGACCACCTGCGGACAAGGAGCGCCAGCTGGCAGGTGCACAGATGCAGAGGGACATTCTGCTGGAGAGCCGTAGGGAACTAGACTTGGTACAGCTGGGGAAAGTTAAAGGCAACTATGACCGTGGACCTCAGCAGGAGCTCCAAGAAATGAAATTGATCTTCGAGAGCCTTGGATCAG TGTCTTCAGAACCTGTCTCCAAAAAGTGGCAAAGTGGCCCTCCTCAGCCTGTAGCAGTTGAAGCACCTATCTTGGTGGCATCTGCAGCATCCAACCATGTGACTCCAAGTGCCCCCGGCATTGAGGTTAAAAAGGGGCCCTCGTATGCTGAAGCTAACGGAAGCAATGTTATCCTAATAGAACACGGTGCACTCCTCCGAAGATCTGTATCTGCGAGTTCCTCAGCGCCTAGCACTGCCAATCTATCCAGGTCAACCCAAGTGGATTCTCCGCAATCCGTTCCTGGGAGTCCCTTTCAACTCCTGCGCTCACCGAGTCCCCGCTCTATCCTGGAGAGAGAGATCGAAGAAgtgcaggagagagagagggaactCCAGAGGCAGAGGAGCAGTGTGTATGGGAGAGATGAAAGTTCTGTAGATGCCGCCAAAAAGGAACCTGAAAGTAGAGTGGATGTCCAAAGTGGGACATACCAACCAG AGCGACCAAACTGGAGAAAACTGGAAGTGAACTGGCCCCCGAGCCCAGATGTTACTGTGAATGGACAGCAATCCGAGCAG ACTGTAGAAAGCCCCAGAACTCGCCGTCAGCGCAGTGCGCTCATCCAGAGCTGGGAATCCGGAACACCAAACCCTCTTGATAACGAGTAG